GAGGtagagatattttattttaaaataactaaaggtCACTGGGAAAACAGATTTAGTGGCAGATTATTTGAATTGGGCGTCACTGCTGCATGATCATTTCTCATGACTCTTTATAGACTTGATTTTTAAGATAGTCTTTTAAATTGGTAAAACATTGGTGTCTAAGTCGGTAAATGCCATAGACAACAGTGACATGGATAATTATTTGTAACATGGCTACTGAGATTTGAATCCTCCATTAATAAATCACTGTCATTTATGAAGTCAAACTAAAACAGTGATGTATTTTAAGCAGAGTTACAGCACCAACACACAAGTCTCTGCCGGAGAAAGGTGAATCCGAGTAAAGTGTTTTCATTTAAATGACTCTAATGATTCAGAGTCTTTGAATGCAAAGATGCCTATTATATTTCTCCTATGCAATAAAATTTATGCAACATCATGTGAGGGTAACTGAAATAGTATTTCAGTCTGCTTGGAGGGGACTGGAGGGTTTCGGAAGTATAAATCACCAATACAACAGATACCATATACGAAAAAACTTTATTGCTGAGTATTGCCACAACAAACACAAGTCAGGAATGAATTATTAATCAAATCGATTAGTCTTTGTGACTAAGGGGCAAGGCATAACAATTTGTTTTCCATAGAAGTCTCTTTACATGAGTATGAGAAGTTAACTTGTATTCAGATgtaaatcaatttttatcataCCCACCCACTGCCACCACTAAGAATGACAGAAACCGAACAAATTTCTAATCCCTTTCGAAAAACATTCTCCTGGCGCATAAACTTATCAAATGACAATATTTGGGTTTATATAAAGATGGGTACAAAAAAACAACCATagatataaaaaacaaatttattattaacttCTTTGAAAATTAATAATAGTGAAGTAGAATACCTTTTTGCAAAAGTTCTTTTAGAGCTGCTCTTGCTAAAGATCCTCTAATTTTCAATCTTTCCGAAACCACTGCAGGTGTGATCAATTTGTAACTTGGAACCTACAAAATTATTATCATATATTAAATCTTTGAGaagaattgaaacaaattttgtgatttagaCCCAGGGGAAGTTGAGTTCActgaattagaaaaaacactCAGATATATTACAATACTGATCTCAGGTCATATCTTTAAACTTGATATTGCaaaaacagaattttattttaaagaatttcACCGAAAAGAGCGACATATAACTCAAGGAATGGGTGTTATGAACCACTTCCGCAGATTTTCCTTCAAGGAGAAATTCCTGTTCCATGGTTTTCAGTAATTACAAACTATCTATATTATTGCTATTCCTATATTCAGGCTTCACTAACAGGGAATCCAATGCAGTCAATTATTTTAAGATgccattaggataggataagatttacatatttagggggagaggaaagccgataagacggcttaaccatatggccaATCATGGCCTCTcttccggttaccattccatgtcgagtatgggatcaGTTAGTGATCTGtttttcggatgcatggactcgatggtggaggaagccataactgaCCAGCGATTTTGCAAACCAtcttacggcggcgaggagtccagcaatcctctcgcacataaccatccccgcacgggattcgaacctgcgaaccaacccacgcagagtgatcagaggtgcagtggcgagcgtattcctaacgcttaacacgatgaGCCACGCCGCCGCGAcatttaatgaatattttaaattaaccCAAATATTTTGTTAGGGATCATTCAAGCATCAGCACAAGTACAAAATTATTCTTAGTTAGCCATGAAACTGTGGAACGaaattgttcaatatttattgaagaaaagtttccacTTCTTACCTCTTTATACAGCTTGTCATAAGTTGCTTTATCAAACAAAACCAAGTTGTTCAACTTATCACGAACTTTTCCTTTGGACCACTTCTTCTTCTTAGCCTTGCCCGATCCACTTGGCTTCGCAGATTTTTGCGTTGGCTTCCCTCCCTTCTGATCCTTTTTTGGAGGCTAAAAAGACAATTATAACTATAAgtgtataataatcataaaatTCCTATTATTGTATTCAGGTATTATAGTAAAACAATGCACATTCggtttgttaaatattttcatacccACCTACCCAAGTTTAAATCAAGAGCAACGTAATACAATAAATCTGGCGTGTGAAGCTCGGCTTCCAGTTTTTAGTACAGCTGAAGTCGTGTCACAGTCAGATTCGTGACATTGCAAACACCGGAGAAGGGAGAAATTTGGACCTACATAGTAAGTGTGATAATGTATAAACATAGACCACTACTGTGCGCtaatttttccattttaatAATCTGTTCACTTTTCATACTATAATCAAATTCACATCTAAACCAACTTGATATTAACCATCACAGACACATAGAACTCACCATCTTGACGTCTCGGCGTAAAAGAACGTGCGAATCGTATTCGCGTTGTTAGACCGCGAGAGGCGCAGCAGAGCAGTCGGAGTGTTTAGGAGCTAACGTTATTTCGGACTGatttggataggataggatttaaatatttatcccgaggaagAGGAAaataggacggcttaaccatatggcgaaccgcgacctctcgtccggtcaccattccatgtcgggtatgggattatttagttatttgttttcgaaagcaagGACTTGTAATTGCATCTTGCATGCTGGCCACTTTTGTTTCTAAAGATGTTCAATAGGTAAATTGATCCAATTGAAAATCGTTACGCGTAAAGAATGAAGGAGTAGGGGCTTTAAAAATAAGGAGATATCCACAAGCATGATAAAACGgtagaatttattgaatataaaaatagttttcatAATAATACTAAATGGACAGttaattggacacgtttagtggccataacgatcgtttcaaaattttgttgttattgttattttctt
This is a stretch of genomic DNA from Styela clava chromosome 2, kaStyClav1.hap1.2, whole genome shotgun sequence. It encodes these proteins:
- the LOC120336084 gene encoding small ribosomal subunit protein eS25-like — translated: MPPKKDQKGGKPTQKSAKPSGSGKAKKKKWSKGKVRDKLNNLVLFDKATYDKLYKEVPSYKLITPAVVSERLKIRGSLARAALKELLQKGLIKQVVQHRAQLIYTRSTTGEPA